From the Selenomonas sp. oral taxon 920 genome, the window CTCTCGACACGCGCACGGCGCAGGAGCGTCGCCTCGTCGATCTGCTGATCCTCAAGCCAGAGCGAGCCGTCCTTGCGCACGGTAACGAGATAGGTCACGTTCAGCTGCGTCTGTGCCGTCTGTGCCTTTGGCAGATTCACATCCACGGTTTTGAGGTTCACCATGTAGAGCGTGCTCATGATAAAGAACACAAGCAGGAAGAACATGATATCGATCATGGGGATGATCATGATCTCAGGCTTTTCAAACGCCCTCCTGTCGCGCAGCCTCATACCCCATCACCTTCCACCGATTCTCCCATATGCAAAGAGGTATCAATCACGCCCTTGACTCCTGCCGCACGCGCCAGTTCTACACGGCTGCTCTCAGCAGCCGAGAAGCACATCTCCATATCCGTGACAATGTTCTCAATGCGCTGCGAGAAATACGCGTGTACGGCAAGCGCGATGATCGCAACGCACAGCCCCATTGCCGTCGCAATGAGGGCCTCGCCGACACCGCCTGTAATGGCACTCGGCTCCCCCGCCTCGATGTTGAAGACACTGAACGTCGAGATCATACCGCTGATCGTACCAAGGAGCCCGAGGAGCGGCGCCATTGTGACAATCACACTCAGATAGTACATGCGGCTGCGCAGCTTCGAAAGTGCGATACCGGACTGAATCTCCATGTAGGAGGACATCTTGCGCGAGTTCTTGCTGTTCTTCGTAACAGCACCAAACAGGATGTCCGCAATCGAACCGCGCTGCGTGTTCGTCAGCTCGACTGCCTCCTTGAAGCGCTCGTTGGAAATATTCAGCATGAATTCCCGTGCAAATGCGCGTCCCGCATCTGCGCGGGCAAAGTAGAATGCGCGCTCAATGCCGATAAAGACAACAAAAATGGATGCCGCAAGCAGGAAGTACATAACGAGACCACCCTGCCGAAAAAAATCAAAGCCTTGTGAAATAAACTCCATTCGTACAACCTTTCTTTCCCCTGTGGGGCATGACAGTGCAATCATCGTCTGATAATTTCCCCTATTTTACTATATATTTATTCTTGCGTCAACGATAACAAATATCATTATAATGCTTTATCAGCACCGAATGTCTTGCAGACCATGTGAAAAAATATTATAATGAAAACCGTTCGTTCAATGAAGGAGGATATGGATTGAAGTTCCCTCTTGCACGCGGTTTTTGGCATCTGTTCAAAGGATATTGGAGTTCCCCCGAAAAGTGGAAGGCACGCGGATTGCTCACCTCGGTCATCGCGCTCAACCTTATCATGGTCTATCTGCTCGTGCGGATCAACGACTGGTATCGCGTCTTCTACGACGCGCTGCAGGCGTATGACTGGGCATCGTTCTGGCCGCTCATCGGTGAGTTCACGGGACTCGCGTTCATCTATATTGTCATTGCAGTCTACGCTGTTTATCTGCGGCAAATGCTTACGATCAACTGGCGCACATGGATGACGGAGCAGTACCTCGCACGCTGGATGCACGGACAGGTCTACTACCGTCTGCAAGTCCTGCGCAGCGACACGGACAACCCCGATCAGCGCATCAGCGAGGACATCAACCAGTTCGTCAGCCTGACGCTGACGCTGCTCATCGGCATCCTCAAACAGCTGACGACGCTCGGAGCCTTCGCCGTCGTGCTCTGGAATCTCTCGGGCGCGATCACCGTCCCCGTCGGCGGCACAGAGTTTACCATCTACGGCTATATGTTCTGGCTGTCCCTCCTCTACTCGGGGCTTGGCACATACTTCGTCCACGTCGTCGGAAAGAAGCTCATCCGCCTGAACTTCGACCAGCAGCGCTATGAGGCGGACTTCCGTTTCAGTATGATGCGCGTGCGCGAAAACAGCGAGAGCATCGCATTCTATCGCGGTGAGATGGCGGAGGGTGTCGGGTTCAAGGAGCGTTTTGCAAACGTCATCAAGAACTACTGGGGGCTCATGCGGCGCACGAAGCTGCTGAACTTCTACGTCAACGGCTACGGTCAGCTCGCGATCATCTTCCCGCTCATTATGGCGGCTCCGCGTTACTACGCAGGCGAAATGGCGCTCGGCGGGCTCATGCAGACGATATCTGCATTCGGCCGTGTGCAGGATGCGCTCTCATTCTTTGTCGACTCCTACGGTTCGATTGCCGAACTTGCAGCCGTGATTCAGCGACTCTCCGGCTTTACGGAGCACATGGAGGAATCCGCTCGCGTCACGAGCAATATTGTACACAGAGAAGGCACAGGAGATGCACTTGCGCTGCACAATCTCTCGATCGCCCTGCCGGACGGCGCACCTCTTCTCACAGCATGCACGCTCACGCTGCCACACGGCAGCCGCATCCTTGTGACGGGAGCCTCAGGGGCGGGCAAGAGCACGCTGCTGCGCACACTCGCAGGGATCTGGCCGTACGGCAGCGGCACAGTCGAAATGCCGCAGGATTCCTCTCGCCTCTTTCTCCCGCAGCGCCCATATCTCGTCCTTGGGACTCTGCGCCGCGCGCTCTCCTATCCGCGCACGGCGACAGCGCCCGACACGGAGATTACACGCGTTCTTGGGCTGGTCGGACTGACGCATTTTTCCGCACGCCTTGACGATGCAGACGACTGGAGCCGCATCCTCTCGCTCGGCGAGCAGCAGCGGCTTGCCTTTGCCCGCATCCTGCTCATCCGCCCCGACTGGATCTTCCTCGACGAGGCGACATCTGCCCTCGATGAGGCACGCGAACACGCTCTTTATCAACTCTTATATCAGGAACTCCCCAACGCAAGCATCATCAGCGTCGGACATCGCTCGACCCTTTTTGCCCTTCATGACAGGGAGCTCCACCTATCAAACCAAACGTATACCTATCAGGAGATCCCCCATGAATCGTAGAGATTTTTTACGCCGTCTGGCGCTCATCGGCATCGGTGCCGCTGTCTTCCCCCTCTTCCCCTCCGCAGCGGAGGCATCATGGTACATACCATCCGTACTGCCGGGTGTCAGCATTCGCCCGACACATTTGAAATTCAAATCTCTTGAAAACCGCTTTGTGACGGACTGTATCGTCGTCCATCACATCGGCATGCCAAACGACGACGACGTCGCAGCAGCAACCGTACATGAATGGCATTTGAATCAAGGGTGGGCAGGCATCGGCTATCACTTCCTCATCCGCAAAGACGGCACGATCGAGGAAGGTCGACCGCTCGGCACGATCGGTGCGCATGTTTACGGCGAAAACAACCATACCGTTGGCATCAATCTCGCAGGCAATTTCGAGATCGGGGCTCCAACCGAGGCGCAGAAATCCTCAGCGGCGCATCTCATCGCCTCGCTCTGCACGATCTATCAGCTCGACCCACGGTGGCAGGGTACGGTCAAGGGACACCGCGACCTCAACGCGACCGCCTGTCCCGGCCGCTATCTCTACGCCCAGATGCCCGATATTGTCCAACAGGCACGTCTCTACTACGCATCCGAGGAGCTGCAAGCGGAGCGTCTGCGCATCGCGCAGCGTGAACGCGAGGCACAGGAAGCACAGCGTGCACGCATCCGCGCACAGATGGAGGAGACACAGCGCAGGAACGGCATGACACGCCCCTCACATCCGACACCGAGCAGCCCCAACCCGCCCGTGCAGCCCCCACCGGCAAAGCCGAACATCAAGCCGAGCAAACGTCCCGATCTGCCGAAACCAAATCCGAATCCCGCACAGCGGCGTATCGCAACATAACACACAGGAGGTGAAGAACGATGGGGTTTCACTACCGCTGGTTCGACCGCGATCAGGAGAAGGTCGATGAAATGGGCATTCCACTCACGCGTGCGCAGATCGACGCACGGGAACACGACAAGGAACCCGAGCGCATCTTCTCACGCGGCGAGCAGACGGGCATCGTTCTCTCCGCGCTGATCTTTGCCTACGGCTGGACGGAGGGCGATCTGCCGCTCATCTTCTTCTGCCTTTCCTTCCTGATCTTCGAGCTGCGAAAAATTGTCGCACGATACTCCCGAACCTATGGAAAGAGCATCGCAAACGCCATGCAGGGATTCAGCATTGCGCTGATTCTCGGTGCACTCACGCTGGTGCTGACCACCTAGGAGGTTCAATTTTCATGAAACAGCAAATGGGTATGGGCGTTTTGAAGGTCTGCGCCGCGCTGGCGATTGTCCTGCTCTTCGTCATCATCCACCTCATCGCACCAGAATTTCTGCCCGAGATGTTCGCCCTGCTCGCCAGCGGCGATATCCCTGCAACGGTGGAGTACATTCGCTCGTTTGGTGAAGGCGCACTCGTTTTCGCCTTCCTTCTCACCCTCTTTACGAACGCGCTCGGCTTCCCGCCTGCCGTCATCTTCTCGACGGCGAACGTCATTCTCTTCGGCATCGTTCCCGGCATCATCCTCTCCTGCGTGGCAGAGACAGTCGGAGTTACGATTGCATTCGCCCTCATGCGCTTCTACTTCCGCGAAGCGGCGGAAAAGGCAATCGCGAAGAGCCCCTTCCTCGCAAAGGTTGATCAATACAGCGGCAGCAAGGGCTTCTTCATCATGCTGATCGGACGTATGGTGCCCTATCTCCCCTCTGCCGTCATGAACGCCGTCGGTGCCCTCTCCTCGATTCGCTTCCGCGACTATGTGCTCGCCTCGCTCGTCGGCAAATTCCCCTCGACGGGCATCGAGGCAATCATCGGGCATGACATCATCATGCAGCAGGAGAACAACACGCGCCTCATCATTGTCATCATCGCCGCCGGTATCCTGATCTACGCTGCCATTCGCTACGAGAAACATCTCATGCGTGAAGAGGCTGTCCCACAGGAAATGGAGAAAAAAGAATGACGCGACGCTCGTTTTTGCAGGCTGCCGCCAAGACCATCTTCACGATGAGCTTCGGCGGTCTCTTTTCGTCCCGCTCTGCCCACGCCGCTGCTGACGGCATCCATCATCTGCGCCAGATCGTGACGGCGAATCCCGCACGCACGCGCATGATTCAGTGGGACAGCCCGCAGCTGCTCCAAAATGTGCGCGTTGAGCTGCGCAGCCCCCACAAGCAAGTGGAGAGCCTGATCCCCGCCTACACCTATCTTTCGATGGACGACGAGGTACAGTTTATCTATCATGCAGAGATTTCTTTCGCTGAGGACAGTGCCTACCGCGTCACGCATGCGGGAAGTGCGACGGAATGGATCCCACTACTCGGTGTGGGTAATCCGGTACGTGCCCTGCTCTTCTCGGACAGTCAGTGCGGCGAGAGCTACGATGTGTGGCGCACGACCTATCAGACGGCATGGCAGCGTCATCCGGACGCTGACGCTGCCGCCATCGTCGGCGACCTCACGGACAACGGGGAGTCCGCATGGCACTGGCGCTCATTCTTCGAGGCGATGGAGGCGGCAGGTGCACCGCTCGCCCGCCATCCCCACATCCCCGTCCTTGGCAATCACGAATACTACGGATTGCAGTGGACTGCCGTGCCGCCCGTCCGCTATCTCCGCACCTTTGCCCTGCCCGACAACGGCAGCCGTGATTTTCGCGGACACTACTACTCCTTTGACCTCGGCGCGGTGCACTGCATGGTCCTCGATACCCAGTTCCTTGAGGCGGAGGAACGCGGCGCGGCACTGAGGGCAGAGCAGATGGACTGGCTAAGAAAGGATGCTGCGGCAAGCACAGCACCGTGGAAGCTCGTCCTCATGCACAAGGATATTCTCGCCTACGGTGACTATCAGGTCGAGCAGAATACAAATCACGGCATCAGCGACGTGGGACAGGTTTTTTTGGACACATTCGATCGTCTCGGCATCGATCTCGTCGTCTCAGGACACGTTCACGCCTACCGCCGCCGTCAAATGCGCGCACGTCAGACGGACAAGAATGGAACTCTCTACCTCCTCGCGGGACCTGCGGGGAATCAATACTTCAACGTCCCCGCAGAGACATACGACATCATCGCCGGTCCCGATCCCACACCGTCCAACTACCTCTATATGGAAGCGGACACACAGCGCCTTCACATCCGCTGTGAGACTTTAGACGGGCGTGTATTGGATGCAGTGGAACTGCACAAATAAAAGAACTTACCCCATGTGACAGGTCGACATGGGATAAGTTCTTTTATTTGTCAATGGTCAATGCTTCCACGGTGTCCGATCTCTGTAGTCTCTCTTGATCCTCTTCACCGCCTGATCGTGGCGCTTCTGCTCCTCCTGCATCGCTCGGTCATACTTCGCCTGATCGCCGTCACGTTGGAACTCAAAGCGGATCTTGCGCACATTCTGCTCGTGCACGCGATCCTCCTCCTTCATGCGGAAGCTGTACTCATTCGCTGCACCGCTGATGCATTCAAGCGGCTGATAAACAGGTGTCGCCTCCGCCGCAGGAGATACCGCCATAATGCCAAGCCCCAAAGCTGCAGCCAAAACACCAGAGATATATTTTTTGTTCTTCATGATCTTTGCTCCTTTGCCACGTGTTCCTCCCACCTTTACCCTACTGCCTTTGGGTTGGAGTGTATTTAAGCGGAGGTAAACAATGCGTTAGAGTTATGAAATTAAAAACGCCGCACCGATCAGGTGCGACGCTGAGGTCTCCCTTACTCCGCTGTGAACGGAAGAAGCGCAATGTTGCGCGCGCGCTTGATCGCAAGCGTCACCTGACGCTGATGCTTCGCGCAGTTGCCGGAAATACGGCGCGGCAGAATCTTGCCGCGCTCCGTCGTGAAGCGGCGCAGCTTTGCGGCGTCCTTGTAGTCGATATGATCCACCTTGTCCACGCAGAACGAGCAGACCTTACGACGAGGCTTACGGCCTCGATCTCGTTTCATCATTTCGCTGTCCCTCCTTATTACGGGATGTACTGAGCATCACGCGCTCAGAATGGAATGTCGTCGTCAGGAATCACGGGACCCATCATATCCGGTGTACCGCCGCCCGCAGCGGGCGCGGCACTGTGCCCCATCGGCGCGTCATAGCCGCCAGAGGAACTGCCGGCATTCTTGGAATCGAGAAACTCGACATTGTCCGCCACAACATCCGTCGCATACTTGCGCTGTCCGTCATTGCCGTCGTAGCTGCGCACTTGGATGCGCCCCTCAACGCCGACGCGGCGCCCCTTCGTCAGATTGTTTCCGCAGATTTCAGCAAGTTTTTCCCAGCAAGTGACGGGAATAAAGTCCGCCGTCTGCTGACCTTCCTGCTGTGCCGCCCGCGAAAAGCGACGATCCACCGCGATCGTGAAGCGGCAAAACGCCTTGCCGCTCTGTGTGTAGCGAATCTCCGGGTCGCGCGCAAGGCGACCGATCAATATGACTCTGTTCATCGGTTTCTCTCTCCTGCATGGATTCCCGTCAGTCGATTACTCCTCGACGCCGTCCGCACGGACGATCATGTGCTTCAAAAGCTCGTCCGTGATCTTCATCACGCGGTCGCACTCAGCGACACAGGCGGGCTCTGCATTGACGTACAGCAGAACATAGTATCCTTCACTGTTGTCCTTAATCTCATAGGCGAGGCGCTTCTTGCCCCAGCGGTCTTCTTTCTCGATCTTACCGCCGTTTGCCTGAATGAGCTTTGTGAATTTCTCGATGACGGCGTTTGTCGCTTCTTCCTCCATCGGCTTCACAATAAATATGACTTCGTACAATCTCACGAAATCACCTCCTCTTCGGTCTATGGCCGCCGCTTTGTGCAGCGGCAGAGTTACTCCTATGTGAGCGCGCACGAAAAAAGCACACGCTCACGCGACAAGGGTTAGTATATCATGTTTGAGGACGGCGCGCAAGGGCTTAATTCCCAATTTCCGTGGGACGGCTCTGTAGGAGGTTCATTGTAAAACGAAATCGGATACGCAAAGAAGGAGACTATACAGAATCAAACCTGTAAAATATCTTTGCCAAGACACCACCATGAGGTTCTGTGTACCCCTGCACATTGAAGATCTGATTCTTCAAGAGCGATACAAAGATTCTTGCACACACTCAATGTAAGTCTTATGTTGCAAGGTTGCTCGACCATAACAAATTCTCGTATGCAAAAGTATGCTATAATTATGTTCTTGCAGAGGGGGTGAATGGATGATTTTTTCTGCAATATATCAGCCGCTGCTCATCATTGCAGCGGCACTGGCAGGGATTATTCTCGGATCTGTGGAGGGACTCCGCGAAGCCTCTGCTCATATCATTACGCCCTCACTGGCGGCACTGCTCTACATGGTCTTTCTCTCCGCCGACGGCAGCAAGCTGCGTGCGGCGTTTCAGAATGTCCGCTTCACGCTGACCGCCGTCGCTGTCAATTTCCTGTGGACTCCCGTTTTTTCCTATGCATTGGGACTTCTTTTCTTTCATGAAAGCATTGATATGCAGATCGGCCTGATGATGCTTCTCGTAACGCCATGCACGGACTGGTACCTTGTCTTTACGGCACAGGCGCGTGGAAACACCGTGCTCGGGGCATCAATCCTGCCGCTGAACCTCACACTGCAAATCCTGCTCCTGCCCGTCGATCTGGCTCTATTCTACGGGGATATTGTCCACATGACCGATGCAGAGGTTGTTCGCAGCGCGCTGATTGTGCTGCTCCTGCCGTTGACTCTTGCCGTATGCAGCCGAATACCTGGACGTTCCTTTCCGCGCGCGGCACATGGCATCACACACCTCCGCAGATGGGGAGACGGGCTGCAGCTCGCTTTTCTCATGACCGCTGTCCTTGCTATGTTTGCATCGGAAAGCACGCTGCTGTGTGCACATCCTAAGCTCTTCGCCGATATGCTCCTCGTCATGCTGATCTTCTTCATCGTCAACTATGTGTTCGTACGCCGTCTTGGCACACGGCTGGGATTTCGTGGCGCAGACCTCACGGCACTCAGCTTCACCACCCTCGCACGCAACTCACCGCTCGCACTGGCAATCGCCGCTGCTGCATTCCCCGACCGCCCTCTGACCATACTCGCCCTCATCATCGGCCCGCTGATCGAGCTGCCTGTACTCGCGCTGATCGCACAGCGAATCCGAAAGACACAATCCGGCGAATGATATCCGCAAACATGGCACTATTTTCAGCGTTCCTTCATATGCGATATCCCTGTGCTCGTTTGCACACAGCAAAAAGCGCGCCCCCCTAGAGAGCGCGCTTGTCTTATTTTTTCAGTTGTTCCGATGAATGGCAGCAAGAAGGTGGTTCGTCACAGGACGAGCAGCTGCTGCCGCAGCAGTCCTCCCTGCCCAGACAAAAGTTCCGATAGACGTGGCGGACTGCAAAAAAGAGTGCGACCGCCACGAATGCACCAACGACATAGGTCGCCATAGGAATCCCTCCTCAGAAAACGAATCCTTTCATCAGAATCCGAGTGTCCGACCGATCTGATAGACGAGAAGTGAAACAAACCAAGCAATCGCGAACATATAGACGGCAGAGAAGCCGACCCATTTCCACGCGCCCGTCTCTTTCTTGAGCGTACCGAGTGACGTGACACACGGCGTGTAGAGCTGTGAGAACACCATGAAGGCAAGTGCCGAAAGACTTGTAAACGCTGCGCCCATTCCCGTCTGGAGCATCGTGGAAGCCGTATCGACTGCATCTGCCGCCTCTGTCGAGACATCGGCAACACCGTAGAGAATGCCGATTGTCGCAACAACCGTCTCCTTCGCCATGATGCCGGAGAGGACAGCCGCGCCGGCCTCCCACGTTGCAAAGCCGTGGAATGTGAAGAGCACAGACATCCAGCTGCCAAGTGTTGCGAGAATGCTCTCCTCGATCTCGCACGGCCCGCTGAAGTTGTAGTTCGACATAAACCAGAGGATGACCGATGCCGCAAAGATAATCGTACCGGCCTTGATGAGGTATCCCTTGCCCTTATCCCATGTCTCCAAGAGAACCGAATTCATATCGGGCATACGGTACGGCGGAAGCTCCAACAGGAAGGTTGAGCCCTGTGCCTTGAACATGGTCGAGCCGAGCAGCTTTGCCACAACGATTGCCATGACCATGCCGATAACATACATGAGGAAGACAACGTTCGCCGCATTATCGGGGAAGAACATCGCTGCAAACAGTGCCATGATCGGCAGCTTCGCACCGCACGTCAGGAATGGCGTAACGAGGATCGAGACCATGCGGTCTTTTTCCGAGTCGAGCGCACGTGCACCCATGATGGCAGGAACAGCGCAGCCGAAGCCCATCATCAGAGGCATGATGCCCTTGCCCGTCAGACCGCAGCGGCGCATGATCGGATCGGTGATGAACGCGATGCGCGCCATGTAGCCCGTGCCGTCGAGGAACGAGAGGCAGAAGAACAGGACGAAGATGAGCGGGACGAATGTCAGCACCGAGCCGACACCCGCGATGATGCCGTCCGTGACGAGCGAGACCATCCAGTCCGCAACCCCCGCCGCCACAAGCGAATCCTTTGCAAAGTTCAAGAACTCATCATTGATGAGTACCTCAAGCTCGTCGGCAATGGGCTGTCCAATCCATGTAAACGTGATCTGAAACACAGCATAGAGAATCAGGAAGAAGATCGGCAGCGCAAGAGCTCCATTTGCAAGGAAACGATCAATCTTCTCCGAGCGCGTTGCACCGACACTTTGAACCGTCACCGCCTGCGCCATGACCTGATCGATGAGTGCGTAGCGCGCCTCAATGATCGCCTCCTCCTTCTCCGCCTCCGTACGCGAACTGCCCTCGATTTCATGGATCTTCGCAATGTGCTCCTTGACAAGATCACTCGGCTGATACCTCGCCATGACCGTACTCGTAAAGACATCGAGCAGCGTCTTTGTACTCTTGCTGCTGCGCCCCGTCGTCTCGACCGTGGGCATGCCGAGTGCCTCTTCGAGCTTCGCCGTGTTGATCTTGATGCCGCGCCGCTGTGCATCGTCCTGCATATTGAGGTCGATGAGGAGCGGAATCCCCTTCTCAAGGAGCTGCACCGTGAGGAAAAGATTGCGCTCGATGTTTGAACTGTCCACAACATTCAGGACGAGATCCAGCTTCGTATTCGTCAGATAGTCAATGACGATTTTCTCCTCCGGCGAGCGTGCGTTGATGCTGTACGTCCCCGGAAGATCAACGATGGAAATTGCCCGCCCCTTATAATGCGTGTGGCCGATCTTCTTGTCGACCGTAACCCCCGGCCAGTTGCCGATTTTCTGACGTGCTCCCGTCAGCGCGTTGAAAATGGTCGATTTACCGGTATTCGGATTGCCGGTCAGAGCGACTGCAAGTGTTGACATATTCCGGCCCTCCCCTAACCGACCTGCTCGACGGATATAAGTACTGCATCCTCACGGCGCAGCGCGAGATTGTACGAGCGAATGCCAATCGCGATCGGATCCCCCATGGGGGCTGAGCGCAGAACCGTCACCTTCGTTCCCGGAATGAGTCCCATCGACATGAGACGCTGCTTGAGCGGTGACTCACCGATTTGCAGAATCTTCAGTGTCATTCCTGTCTTCCCATCCTTCAGTGTCAATCAAGATACCTCCTAAAACCCACATTATTATCAATGCAAATGATAATGAAACTATCTCTGCACTGTGTATGATACCTTATCTCATATCATTCCGTCAAGTACTTCCATTCGTGGAATCATACTTGGACAACAACTATCTGTTTACAGCGGAAAAACAACCGCCCATCCTGTCCAATGAGCGGTTGTTGAAAATCCATATTCATCTGTATAAGTTACTTTTCACGCACGACGATCTCGTACGAGTGCAGATCCGCCGCAAGGCCCTCCTAGTTGTCGAAGAGTTTCGACCGGCCCGTATCCGTGGGTGCCGCGCGTCTGTTCTCCATCCGTGCGACTTTCGCCGCACGGAAGTTGCAGCAGACGCGAAGCTTCTGCCACGTACACTCACATTCGTAGGCAACGACGCTCGCATTCTCACGCCCGAGAAAGAAGATGTCCCCCTTCTGGATGCAGCTGCCGAATGGATATTATGCACTTTTAAAGCCGGGCGGTAATCGCAGCCGTCAGACCAAAGATGATGCCCGGCGAATTGGCGATTACAAGCGACCAGTCGCGAGGTCTTCCTCCTATACCATAATACATCCAACTTCCGCTTTGATTGTACGCTGTTTCTCCATGCAAGGCAAGAAAAAAAACTATCGACAAAGGAAAACACCTCTGATGCACCGAATACCTCATACAGTAAATTATACCTCGTAGCAAGAGAATTGTTTCTACAAAATGGGAGGGATCCACAATGACAGATCTGCCAAAGATTGCGCTTGGTGCATGGGCATGGGGCAACGACGGCACATTCGGCACAAACTACACAGAGGAGCAGCTGCGCCCCGTCTTTGACGATGCGATGGCTCACGGGCTGAATCTCTGGGACACGGCGTACGCATACGGCATGGGCACATCGGAGCAGATGCTCGGTGCATTCCTCAAAGGACGTGCACGCGACTCCTATCTGATCGCGGACAAGCTCACGCCACAGTGCTTGGATCCGTCCTCGGACACCCCCGTGGCGGATATGTGGGAAATGCAGCGGAAGATGCTCGGCGTGGAGACCATGGACATCTACTGGCTGCATAACACAACAGAAGCTCCGCGCTGGATTGAACGCATAGCGAGGTTCTTTGAGGGCAAAGCCGATGCGCCGATGATCGGTGTCTCAAACCACAATCTCACAGAGATCAAGGAGGCGGACAAAATCCTTCGCGCGCACGGGCGAAAACTCGGTGCGGTACAGAACCACTACAGTCTCATGAACCGTTCCTCCGAGGAGTCGGGGATTTTGGACTACTGCCGCGCAAACGACATCCGATTCTTCTCGTACATGGTGCTCGAGCAGGGTGCGCTCTCGGGGCAGTACAGCACGCTGAATCCTATGCCGAACAACTCTGAACGTGCAGCAATCTACAATCCCATCATGGATAAAATCGAGATGCTGAACACTTCGCTCAAACTGCTCGCAGACAAGTACAAGGTCAGCATCGCGCAGATCCCCCTCGCATGGGCGATCGGCAAGGGCACGCTGCCCATCATTGGTGTGACAAAAAAGAGCCATGTCACAGATGCCGTACAGGCAATGAAGATAACGCTCACCCCGGAGGAGATCGCGCTGATTGAAAGCACGGCGGACAAGCTCAACTTCAACACCATTCGTTTATGGGAAAAAGAAATGGTGTAATTACCTATACCGCCGGATACAAAAAGGTGGATGCTGCACGAGGGTTTTCGAACCTTCATGCAGCATTCACTTTTTAATGGCCGCCGTAAGCTGCGAAAATGTACGACAACTCCGTTATTCAATTCAGATGCGGAAGAACATCTGCCATCTTACCGCAGCTTGCAATATCGGTCTCATAGCCGAAATGCACGAGATCAGCGGCAAGCGCGGCATCCGTTACAGTGAATCCCGAAAGCCCGTCTGCCCCGTAGTCAAAGAGGCAGGGGTGCATGGGCACCGAGGGCCCGACGAGAACGGTTACCGCATTCCTTGCGAGCTCCAAGAGGCGCGGCAGAGTCTTATTCGCAAACGTCGCTCCCGTTATAAAGACAAAGTCCTGCTGCGGCAGAAGGAACTCCGCCGCCTCCGCAGGATAGTCCCCCCACTCGGGCTGCATCTCAAGGATGGAAAGCTCGCAGATCGGCTCCCATTTCTTTTGGAAATGGGGAAAATGTCCGACAACAGCAACCTTCTTCCCGCGAATCTGCTCCATGTACATGGCGAATGCTTCAAGCTTCTTGCGCTCGCCAAGTGTCTTGGCAGAGGCATTGTCTCCGTGAAATCCCTGCATCGCCTCTACCTTCGACGGCTGATTGTAAAAGGCGTTGATGGCAGCGGCGGCAATGGATGCCTCCTGTCCCTGCCACGAGCGCACATACTCTCCCACCTCACGCAGCGAACA encodes:
- a CDS encoding DUF364 domain-containing protein, which gives rise to MNYWNLYDEIIDELPQDIHIDDYAVGRPWTYVRAGDLVGVCMTIPAYSRPRLRKESFLGCSLREVGEYVRSWQGQEASIAAAAINAFYNQPSKVEAMQGFHGDNASAKTLGERKKLEAFAMYMEQIRGKKVAVVGHFPHFQKKWEPICELSILEMQPEWGDYPAEAAEFLLPQQDFVFITGATFANKTLPRLLELARNAVTVLVGPSVPMHPCLFDYGADGLSGFTVTDAALAADLVHFGYETDIASCGKMADVLPHLN